A portion of the Tindallia magadiensis genome contains these proteins:
- the rbfA gene encoding 30S ribosome-binding factor RbfA: MSYPRVNRVNEEYKKAISALLRTELKDPRISKMTSVVSVDVTRDLSYAYVYVSVLGTQLEKEETIKGLEKSAGYVRRAMAKKISLRHTPEVIFKLDESIEYGVNMSQKIDQLNHKKFQNQNVDGSDEEYFDE, encoded by the coding sequence ATGTCCTATCCGCGTGTTAATAGAGTAAATGAAGAATATAAAAAAGCTATTAGTGCTTTGTTACGTACAGAACTAAAAGATCCTAGGATTTCTAAAATGACCAGCGTAGTGTCTGTTGATGTTACTAGAGACTTAAGCTATGCATATGTTTATGTAAGCGTGTTAGGGACACAGTTAGAAAAAGAAGAGACAATCAAAGGGCTAGAAAAATCAGCAGGATATGTTCGTCGGGCGATGGCTAAAAAAATATCACTAAGGCATACCCCTGAAGTGATTTTTAAGCTAGATGAATCGATTGAATATGGTGTAAACATGTCTCAGAAAATCGACCAGTTAAATCACAAAAAATTTCAAAATCAAAATGTCGATGGTTCAGATGAGGAATATTTTGATGAGTAG